The Medicago truncatula cultivar Jemalong A17 chromosome 4, MtrunA17r5.0-ANR, whole genome shotgun sequence genome includes a region encoding these proteins:
- the LOC25494245 gene encoding uncharacterized protein isoform X2, whose amino-acid sequence MLRKKVEMETIVYDIHLILLQREHLQYTDVWEWFLSCAKRRDSMEIQKKRTAHRLHKSKAAVEVPPEPSTSSVDLNYEDFLVPATMPMEVRAPIPDEQQREVFKWILEEKRKVKPKDAMEKKQIDEDKDILKQFLRANSIPKF is encoded by the exons atgttaagaaaaaaagtgGAAATGGAAACTATAGTGTATGACATACATTTGATTTTGTTGCAGAGAGAACACCTACAATATACTGATGTATGGGAATGGTTCCTCTCTTG TGCAAAACGGAGAGATTCAATGGAGATTCAGAAAAAAAGAACAGCACACAGATTGCATAAGAGCAAAGCTGCTGTCGAAGTTCCTCCTGAACCCAGCACAAGTTCAGTGGACCTAAATTACGAAGATTTCTTGGTTCCTGCCACAATGCCTATGGAAGTGCGGGCTCCAATTCCTGACGAACAACAACGTGAAGTTTTCAAGTGGATTCtggaagagaaaagaaaagtgaaACCAAAGGATGCTATggagaaaaaacaaattgacgAAGACAAGGACATTCTTAAGCAGTTCCTGCGTGCAAATTCCATACCCAAGTTTTAA
- the LOC25494245 gene encoding uncharacterized protein isoform X3, giving the protein MYGNGSSLAFLFASAKRRDSMEIQKKRTAHRLHKSKAAVEVPPEPSTSSVDLNYEDFLVPATMPMEVRAPIPDEQQREVFKWILEEKRKVKPKDAMEKKQIDEDKDILKQFLRANSIPKF; this is encoded by the exons ATGTATGGGAATGGTTCCTCTCTTG CTTTTCTGTTTGCAAGTGCAAAACGGAGAGATTCAATGGAGATTCAGAAAAAAAGAACAGCACACAGATTGCATAAGAGCAAAGCTGCTGTCGAAGTTCCTCCTGAACCCAGCACAAGTTCAGTGGACCTAAATTACGAAGATTTCTTGGTTCCTGCCACAATGCCTATGGAAGTGCGGGCTCCAATTCCTGACGAACAACAACGTGAAGTTTTCAAGTGGATTCtggaagagaaaagaaaagtgaaACCAAAGGATGCTATggagaaaaaacaaattgacgAAGACAAGGACATTCTTAAGCAGTTCCTGCGTGCAAATTCCATACCCAAGTTTTAA